The Gossypium hirsutum isolate 1008001.06 chromosome A13, Gossypium_hirsutum_v2.1, whole genome shotgun sequence nucleotide sequence AAAGTTTATAATTTAGGGAACCAAAATCTAACTAATACTGGCCAAGTTCCTAAAGTGGAATGTTAACCTTAACCGAGTCAAAATCATTTATAATTTGCATGACTCGAAATATGGTGAAGTGTCTAGAAAAgggtaataaaatttattagcAATTGTCAAGTAGGTTACTCACATGCAGGAAGGTTGGATATGTCGGCGGAAACTGCACAAGGTATTCCCAAGTTTGATAGAGCTCCTCTGATAATTCCGCACGGAAAATAGAGATGCATGCTTTGCATAGTCTTGTTGTCAGCCATGATAGAAAGCTCTTCGGATGTTCCATTTTCGGGTGATTGATCAATTGACATGCGTGTAAGCCAACGAAAACGATTATCTTGCAATACAAAGGTACCCTACAAGATAAATGTCAACAGCTTCATTAAACTTCATCACCGCAAACAGTTTTGGTCGGTTTCAGTTCCTAAACATACTCTGTGATTTGTCTTCAAATTGTCTATCTGCTTCTTGAAGAGTTCAAACCAAAAATCCTTACAGATGAATTTGATTGCTTCTAAATGATCGCTAAAACATGGCCTCTCCATTGTGTACCTGGAAACGACTAAACTTTGTTATTACGACTTGTAGCATTTGAACCTCGCAAATGATCAAAGCCTGAAGATATCAGAATGCATTTCAGCAAATACATTAGGTACTATCATACTTCTTAAAGGCCCCATGGTAAATCAAATGTTGATGTCGAGGGTGACAAACAACATCAACACTATATGTAAAGAGATCATTACATAAGACAACAAGTTCGAAAATAAATCGGACAGGGACATTGATGGAAAAAGTACTGTAGAAGCCTttgtactaggagtcagattgtattttgcccctttttactcaaaagatgAGCAAAGCagtccctatacattagatcaaaacgTAAACTAgtccttctgttaaaaattccattTATTTCTACAGTTAAAAATTGGCTACTTAATGTCAACATGAGGTACATGTGATGTACATGTCACTGTTTGGTTACGTCAGCCAtactagtttttaacaatacaaatagatGAAACTTTTAATAGAAGAGACCGATTTGCTCTTTGATATAATGTACAAGAAACCATAATTTGCCccttttttttagtagagggggcaaaatgcaatctaactccttGTACAAGTACCTCTATGGTACTTTTGCCAAGCATTGACCAATATCTTATTCTAAGTAATTCCTTAAAACCATGAGATCTTTTCGGTTTCATGTAGAAACAAATGCATACAAGTTATGAAGAGTCTTCAAGACTGCAAATCAAAATTACCAAATCATTTAAACTTTTATTCTCCATATCATCTATCTTACATTACATCATCAAACTCAATGAAAAATTGGAATTGCTAAGATAATTATATCAACAGTTACAAGCAATACCGATAATTATGAAAGCCAAGGCAAGGAGTTGCATCCATCAACAGATACAATCAGAAATCCAAATTAAGTGTTCAGAAGACTAACAAATCATAATACATATAAAGGCGTATTACTATTACTACAAAATTAAAACTAAGAGCATTCTTTTTCT carries:
- the LOC107895008 gene encoding trafficking protein particle complex subunit 6B isoform X1, with amino-acid sequence MGRDVSESCIDSLLTEMVSTYCNRFYANKPELAARRTEAIGYQVGHQLSERYTMERPCFSDHLEAIKFICKDFWFELFKKQIDNLKTNHRGTFVLQDNRFRWLTRMSIDQSPENGTSEELSIMADNKTMQSMHLYFPCGIIRGALSNLGIPCAVSADISNLPAWLYEEIWMITSITPDHENLTFSSFDGSLVLKISFDVFFALVCTVIIMITCFWKKFKHNEQI
- the LOC107895008 gene encoding trafficking protein particle complex subunit 6B isoform X2 is translated as MGRDVSESCIDSLLTEMVSTYCNRFYANKPELAARRTEAIGYQVGHQLSERYTMERPCFSDHLEAIKFICKDFWFELFKKQIDNLKTNHRGTFVLQDNRFRWLTRMSIDQSPENGTSEELSIMADNKTMQSMHLYFPCGIIRGALSNLGIPCAVSADISNLPACSFVIRIKA